A genomic stretch from Pseudomonas mendocina includes:
- a CDS encoding helicase-related protein: protein MSLDLDTTANDSAPVQDELLEAESNPLTLSLQDFVGEFGDELLDSLNRANPPVYAGQAQAQRQLVVASLKRKLFQAQADVVHAAAELLVDQGERAAIVNGEMGCGKTTVGIATAAVLNAEGYRRTLVLSPPHLVYKWRREIQETVAGAKVWVLNGPDTLVKLIKLREQLGVQPTGQEFFILGRVRMRMGFHWKPVFTQRRTRHGDVAACPDCGTLITDLDGEPVNPISLEAEESRRKCSHCAAPLWTLIRPRSLSGSDQSSVVLKALKRIPTIGEVTAQKLMQKFGDGFLASMLGDNIHEFINLMDGNGELVFSDRQATRMERAMANMEFGFGEGGYQPSEFIKRYLPQGTFDLLIADEAHEYKNGGSAQGQAMGVLAAKARKTLLLTGTLMGGYGDDLFYLLFRALPGRMIEDGYRPTTSGSMTSAAMAFMRDHGVLKDIYSESTGTAHKTANGTKVSVRTVKAPGFGPKGVLRCILPFTIFLKLKDIGGNVLPPYDEEFREVQMDVAQAAAYRDLAGRLTAELKQALARRDTTLLGVVLNVLLAWPDCCFRSETVVHPRTRNTLAFVPAQFNEFEISPKERELIDICKQEKTQGRKVLAYTVYTGTRDTTSRLKGLLEQEGFKVAVLRASVDASRREDWIAEQLDRGIDVLVTNPELVKTGLDLLEFPTIVFMQSGYNVYSLQQAARRSWRIGQKQPVCVIYLGYAGSSQMTCLELMAKKIMVSQSTSGDVPESGLDVLNQDGDSVEVALARQLVTA, encoded by the coding sequence ATGTCCCTCGATCTCGACACCACCGCCAACGATTCAGCGCCCGTACAGGACGAACTGCTCGAAGCGGAATCCAACCCTCTCACCCTGAGCCTTCAGGATTTTGTCGGCGAGTTCGGCGACGAACTGCTCGACTCTCTCAACCGCGCCAACCCGCCGGTCTATGCCGGTCAAGCACAGGCGCAGCGACAACTCGTCGTCGCCAGCCTCAAGCGCAAGTTGTTCCAGGCCCAGGCCGACGTTGTCCATGCCGCCGCCGAGCTGCTGGTCGATCAAGGCGAGCGCGCTGCGATCGTCAACGGTGAAATGGGCTGCGGCAAGACGACCGTCGGCATCGCCACGGCCGCCGTGCTCAACGCCGAAGGCTACCGCCGCACCCTGGTGCTTTCGCCACCCCACCTGGTTTACAAGTGGCGGCGCGAGATCCAGGAGACGGTGGCCGGCGCCAAGGTCTGGGTGCTCAATGGCCCGGACACGCTGGTCAAGCTCATCAAGCTGCGCGAGCAGTTGGGTGTGCAGCCCACGGGCCAGGAGTTTTTCATCCTGGGCCGCGTCAGGATGCGGATGGGGTTCCACTGGAAGCCGGTCTTCACCCAGCGGCGCACCCGCCACGGCGACGTGGCAGCCTGCCCGGACTGCGGCACGCTCATCACCGACCTCGACGGCGAGCCGGTCAACCCGATCTCGCTCGAAGCCGAGGAGTCCCGCAGGAAGTGCAGCCACTGCGCCGCGCCCCTGTGGACGCTGATCCGCCCGCGCAGCCTGTCCGGCAGTGACCAGTCCTCGGTCGTCCTCAAAGCCTTGAAGCGCATCCCGACCATCGGGGAGGTCACCGCGCAGAAGCTGATGCAGAAGTTCGGTGACGGCTTCCTGGCCTCGATGCTGGGCGACAACATCCATGAGTTCATCAACCTCATGGATGGCAACGGCGAGCTGGTGTTTTCCGACCGTCAGGCCACGCGCATGGAACGTGCGATGGCCAACATGGAGTTTGGCTTTGGCGAAGGCGGCTACCAACCGTCCGAGTTCATCAAGCGCTACCTGCCGCAAGGCACGTTCGACCTGCTCATCGCCGACGAGGCGCACGAGTACAAGAACGGTGGCAGTGCCCAGGGCCAGGCCATGGGCGTGCTGGCGGCGAAGGCTCGCAAGACCTTGCTGCTGACCGGCACGCTGATGGGCGGCTATGGCGATGATCTGTTCTACCTGCTGTTCCGGGCGCTGCCTGGACGGATGATCGAAGACGGCTACCGCCCGACCACGAGCGGCAGCATGACCTCGGCTGCGATGGCGTTCATGCGCGATCACGGCGTCCTCAAGGACATCTATTCCGAGAGCACCGGCACGGCGCACAAGACAGCCAATGGCACCAAGGTATCGGTGCGCACGGTCAAGGCTCCCGGCTTCGGCCCGAAAGGCGTCTTGCGCTGCATCCTGCCGTTCACGATTTTCCTCAAGCTCAAGGACATCGGCGGCAACGTCCTGCCGCCGTATGACGAGGAGTTTCGTGAAGTCCAGATGGACGTGGCGCAAGCTGCGGCCTACCGCGATCTGGCGGGTCGGCTGACCGCAGAGCTGAAACAGGCTCTGGCGCGACGCGACACGACCTTGCTGGGTGTGGTGCTCAACGTGCTATTGGCCTGGCCGGATTGCTGCTTCCGGTCGGAGACCGTGGTGCATCCGCGCACGCGCAACACCTTGGCGTTTGTCCCGGCTCAGTTCAATGAGTTCGAGATCAGCCCCAAGGAGCGTGAGCTGATCGACATCTGCAAGCAGGAGAAGACACAGGGCCGCAAGGTTCTGGCCTACACGGTCTATACCGGCACGCGCGACACCACGTCGCGCCTGAAGGGGCTGCTGGAGCAGGAAGGATTCAAGGTGGCGGTACTGCGCGCAAGCGTGGATGCCAGCCGCCGCGAGGACTGGATCGCCGAGCAACTGGACCGGGGCATCGACGTGCTCGTCACCAATCCCGAGCTGGTCAAGACGGGGCTGGACCTGCTGGAGTTCCCGACGATTGTGTTCATGCAAAGTGGCTACAACGTGTACTCGCTCCAACAGGCAGCACGCCGCTCCTGGCGCATTGGGCAGAAACAGCCCGTGTGCGTGATCTACCTCGGCTACGCCGGTTCCTCGCAGATGACCTGCCTGGAACTGATGGCCAAGAAGATCATGGTCTCGCAGTCCACCTCGGGCGATGTGCCCGAATCGGGGCTGGATGTTCTGAACCAGGACGGTGATTCCGTCGAGGTCGCACTGGCCCGGCAGTTGGTCACCGCCTGA
- a CDS encoding TIGR03759 family integrating conjugative element protein, with the protein MKPAIILSALLLASAQLPTWAQQPATAPARNAQSQERSLIARTLDDRVASNWGLQPQEWARYRELMDGPLGIYSPNLDPLSALGIEARTDEERRRYAELQVQIEARRVEKLLAYQRAYDEAWQRLNPGMQRVSLPDEKPGAGTSANPLRGSGRTAVFVKDGCAACGQLVQRLQSSGTEFDLYMVGSRQDDTRIRDWAKRANVDPARVRSGGITLNHDGGRWLSLSLPGDLPAVVREVNGQWQRQP; encoded by the coding sequence ATGAAGCCAGCCATCATCCTTTCCGCGCTTCTGCTCGCGTCTGCCCAGTTGCCCACCTGGGCGCAGCAGCCGGCCACGGCTCCCGCCCGCAATGCACAAAGTCAGGAGCGCTCGCTGATCGCCCGCACCCTGGACGACCGTGTGGCAAGCAACTGGGGCCTGCAACCGCAGGAGTGGGCGCGTTATCGCGAACTGATGGACGGGCCGTTGGGCATCTACTCGCCCAACCTGGACCCACTGTCCGCCCTGGGCATCGAGGCGCGCACCGACGAGGAACGGCGCCGCTACGCCGAACTGCAGGTGCAGATCGAGGCGCGCCGTGTCGAGAAGCTGCTCGCCTACCAGCGTGCCTACGACGAGGCCTGGCAGCGCCTAAATCCCGGCATGCAGCGGGTGAGCCTGCCTGACGAAAAACCCGGCGCCGGCACAAGCGCCAACCCCTTGCGCGGTTCAGGCCGCACAGCAGTGTTCGTCAAGGACGGCTGCGCGGCCTGCGGGCAGCTTGTGCAGCGCCTGCAATCCTCCGGCACCGAGTTCGACCTGTACATGGTTGGCAGCCGCCAAGACGACACACGTATCCGCGACTGGGCCAAGCGTGCGAACGTCGATCCGGCGCGCGTGCGCAGCGGTGGCATCACGCTCAACCATGATGGCGGGCGGTGGCTGTCGCTGAGCTTGCCCGGCGACCTTCCAGCAGTCGTGCGCGAGGTGAACGGCCAATGGCAACGCCAGCCATAG
- a CDS encoding PilL N-terminal domain-containing protein produces MPAIPVSRCLVGAGLLAAALASGCTTTTAPLVPDAIEEVASVPEPEALEFIPVVRYGRYTLVELAPTAAQRDLLLQTIDVSMPEDARTTVGDGLRHVLKRSGYQLCETSRAVSELYALPLPAAHLHLGPMTLRDALLTLAGPAWELHANDRARQICFEQAGGSATAEHAHEPPVAEAVQTFPLMPSVSGGQP; encoded by the coding sequence ATGCCCGCAATCCCTGTATCACGGTGTCTGGTCGGCGCTGGTCTCCTGGCTGCAGCGCTGGCCAGCGGCTGCACGACCACGACCGCGCCGCTGGTGCCAGACGCCATAGAAGAAGTCGCCTCCGTTCCCGAACCCGAGGCACTCGAGTTCATTCCCGTCGTGCGCTATGGCCGCTACACGCTGGTCGAGCTGGCACCCACGGCGGCGCAGCGTGACTTGCTGTTGCAGACCATCGACGTGTCCATGCCCGAGGACGCCCGCACCACGGTGGGCGATGGCCTGCGGCATGTGCTCAAACGCAGCGGCTACCAGCTTTGCGAGACGTCCCGCGCCGTGAGCGAGTTGTATGCGCTCCCGCTGCCGGCGGCGCACCTGCATCTTGGCCCCATGACCTTGCGCGATGCGCTGCTCACCCTGGCTGGCCCGGCCTGGGAACTGCATGCGAATGACCGGGCACGGCAGATTTGCTTTGAGCAGGCTGGAGGCAGCGCGACCGCCGAGCACGCACACGAGCCGCCTGTTGCCGAGGCGGTGCAGACGTTTCCGCTGATGCCTTCGGTTTCGGGAGGCCAGCCATGA
- a CDS encoding transglycosylase SLT domain-containing protein, which produces MATPAIAATSVSQCLRALVLAAGLYACAAHAQEVPPPAYQLAAQRAGIPSTVLYAVALQESGIRRNGRIVPWPWSLNVAGQSRRYATRADACAGLQQAMRATPHTRIDAGLGQINLGYHQQRYVSPCDLLDPYRNLALAAEILKEQHTTGEDWLLAIGRYHRPAGGEPAARYRRSVSRHLARVQGTHPTAAALAAHQETSP; this is translated from the coding sequence ATGGCAACGCCAGCCATAGCGGCCACCTCCGTTTCGCAGTGCTTACGCGCACTGGTGCTCGCTGCTGGCCTGTACGCCTGCGCCGCCCATGCCCAAGAGGTTCCGCCACCGGCCTACCAACTCGCCGCCCAGCGCGCAGGCATCCCCTCGACGGTGCTCTACGCCGTGGCCTTGCAGGAGAGCGGCATCCGCCGCAACGGGCGCATCGTCCCATGGCCGTGGTCGCTCAACGTCGCTGGCCAGTCGCGTCGTTACGCCACACGCGCCGACGCTTGCGCCGGTTTGCAGCAGGCGATGCGCGCCACGCCGCACACGCGCATCGACGCGGGCCTGGGTCAGATCAACCTCGGCTACCACCAGCAGCGCTATGTCAGCCCGTGCGACTTGCTCGACCCATACCGCAACCTCGCCCTCGCCGCTGAAATTCTGAAGGAGCAGCACACCACTGGCGAGGACTGGTTACTGGCAATCGGTCGCTACCACCGCCCTGCGGGCGGAGAACCTGCCGCACGTTACCGGCGCAGCGTGTCGCGCCACCTTGCCCGTGTGCAGGGCACGCACCCAACCGCCGCGGCCCTCGCCGCGCACCAGGAGACATCCCCATGA
- a CDS encoding DUF6094 domain-containing protein, translating into MALMFPRLARNFVKNGYFPTDEPTLERALNALMPSAPESNGPMCILDPCAGEGVAIAEAAHALGREQARAFAVEFDAERARHARSLVDHCLHADLMDTMISKQSFGLLWLNPPYGDLSKDVNGNIGYQGQGRARLEKLFYQRTLPLLQYGGVLVFIVPGYVLDAELVGWLTRHYTDLRIYRAVETQFKQVVIFGRRVRQREQTPDGVKAVRNLLLQVGLGEVEAEELPSEWPFLPYIVPTSPAEPGHFFRVTMEPEQFADEVGRLQGLWPSRDTQLGAAQQTLRPPARALSHWHLALALAAGAISGVVQSKTGRVLVVKGDTHKDKTLQREFTEREDGSIAETRILTDKFVPVIRAWDMTPGSATRGEVLTIR; encoded by the coding sequence ATGGCTCTCATGTTCCCGCGGCTCGCCCGCAATTTCGTGAAGAACGGGTACTTCCCGACCGACGAACCGACGCTCGAAAGAGCCCTCAATGCACTGATGCCCAGTGCGCCTGAATCCAATGGGCCGATGTGCATCCTCGATCCCTGCGCCGGCGAAGGCGTGGCAATCGCCGAAGCTGCTCATGCCCTCGGGCGCGAGCAGGCCAGGGCGTTCGCCGTCGAGTTCGACGCAGAGCGGGCGCGCCATGCCCGCAGCCTGGTCGATCACTGCCTGCACGCGGACCTGATGGACACGATGATCTCCAAACAGTCCTTTGGGCTGCTCTGGCTCAATCCGCCGTATGGCGACCTGTCCAAGGATGTCAACGGCAACATTGGCTATCAGGGTCAGGGCCGTGCCCGCCTCGAAAAACTGTTCTACCAGCGCACGCTGCCCCTGCTGCAGTACGGCGGCGTGCTGGTCTTCATCGTCCCCGGCTACGTGCTCGACGCGGAGCTGGTTGGCTGGCTGACGCGCCACTACACCGATCTGCGCATCTACCGAGCGGTGGAAACGCAGTTCAAGCAGGTGGTGATCTTCGGACGGCGGGTGCGCCAGCGTGAGCAGACGCCCGATGGCGTCAAGGCCGTGCGCAATCTGCTGCTGCAGGTTGGGCTTGGCGAAGTCGAAGCCGAGGAGCTGCCGAGCGAATGGCCGTTCCTGCCGTACATCGTCCCCACCAGCCCGGCGGAGCCGGGGCATTTCTTCCGCGTGACGATGGAGCCGGAGCAGTTCGCCGATGAGGTTGGCAGGCTGCAAGGCCTCTGGCCGTCGCGGGATACCCAGTTGGGGGCCGCGCAGCAGACGCTGCGTCCACCGGCGCGGGCCTTGTCCCACTGGCATCTCGCCCTGGCTTTGGCTGCGGGCGCGATCTCGGGAGTCGTGCAATCCAAGACGGGGCGCGTGCTCGTCGTCAAAGGTGACACCCACAAGGACAAGACGCTCCAGCGGGAATTCACCGAACGCGAAGACGGCTCGATTGCCGAGACGCGCATCCTCACCGACAAGTTCGTTCCCGTCATCCGCGCCTGGGACATGACGCCGGGTTCCGCCACGCGGGGCGAGGTGTTGACCATCCGCTGA
- a CDS encoding large ATP-binding protein: MAKPKEEWLRAIANRAEVETAAVEGVLSAHRIQPSPVLAQPRRLVLREIEFSGEKDGIANAGPFAFSWTALDHGLWAMLSEHNLRGKSTIIEIVRWMIRGRPSSNLQDDVRRWVHAVRLGFLLDSDEYEIVARTQGEPIGSLYRIRAPSPSGGKPGKTVLADFATDGEFEAVMADFFMRTFAMDPISTWRQGKEDEGQSVTHSWVSFSGAMFIGTNYEVLLGDMPVTTGLTSRLMQMYLGVPWVSTLAAAKTAHQIVEQAVQVFARKNEQGHEASKERIASISAQLAEKRADLAKIPSDEALRNAIDADAAELADIRRQERAMVEHAERAVAALRELTAIHQEDRRDLQTHMDAMSAMAVFRRLEPKCCPRCDHTISKVKKELESSNHSCSVCGESITSSEDGETIKAELQERVAESDSAVARASTKKEEVEADLATLREKIDILQSRLESASKELGSAVRRQEVAIAVAALEGRLAEASISPVAQADNRSDELKILSAVVAETEARVKAVRDGLLTDVSARLVEYAKAFGMENLLEASLKGNAALSLVKGGVPTSYSKVTEGEKLRLKVATVLAMIEISEARGIGRHPGLLMIDSPAAQEVSPVDVDHLIAGLQEVFTKLPHFQVFVAGISSKAITDHIPETNRREVAGNAFLW; encoded by the coding sequence ATGGCAAAACCCAAGGAAGAATGGCTGCGCGCGATAGCAAATCGAGCAGAAGTGGAGACTGCCGCAGTTGAGGGCGTCCTTTCCGCTCACCGAATTCAACCATCACCTGTACTTGCCCAGCCTCGCAGACTTGTTCTGCGAGAGATCGAGTTTTCTGGCGAGAAAGATGGCATCGCGAATGCTGGCCCTTTCGCGTTTTCCTGGACGGCCCTTGATCACGGTCTGTGGGCCATGCTTTCTGAGCATAACCTACGGGGCAAATCAACCATCATCGAAATTGTTCGATGGATGATAAGAGGAAGACCATCAAGCAACTTGCAAGACGATGTGCGACGATGGGTTCATGCCGTGAGGCTGGGATTCCTCCTTGATTCAGACGAATACGAGATCGTTGCCAGAACTCAGGGTGAGCCTATCGGCAGCCTGTACCGTATTCGTGCGCCCAGCCCTAGCGGAGGCAAACCGGGGAAAACCGTTCTTGCCGACTTTGCTACCGATGGCGAGTTCGAAGCAGTCATGGCAGATTTCTTCATGCGCACGTTCGCGATGGATCCGATATCGACTTGGCGACAGGGAAAAGAAGACGAAGGTCAATCGGTAACACATAGCTGGGTATCCTTTTCAGGCGCCATGTTCATCGGCACTAACTACGAGGTACTCCTTGGCGACATGCCCGTCACCACTGGCCTCACATCGCGGTTAATGCAGATGTACCTCGGCGTTCCGTGGGTTTCAACACTCGCTGCTGCGAAGACCGCGCACCAGATCGTTGAGCAAGCTGTTCAAGTTTTTGCGAGAAAAAATGAACAGGGGCATGAGGCAAGCAAAGAGCGCATTGCAAGCATTAGCGCCCAACTGGCAGAGAAACGTGCCGACCTAGCGAAGATTCCAAGCGATGAGGCCTTGCGCAACGCCATTGATGCGGATGCGGCCGAGCTAGCTGATATTCGTCGCCAAGAACGAGCCATGGTCGAACATGCGGAACGCGCCGTTGCCGCGCTCCGAGAACTCACGGCCATTCATCAGGAGGATCGGCGGGACCTTCAGACACACATGGATGCCATGTCCGCAATGGCAGTGTTTCGTCGTCTGGAACCCAAGTGTTGCCCTCGTTGCGACCACACGATCTCCAAGGTGAAGAAGGAACTTGAAAGTTCCAACCACTCATGCTCTGTTTGCGGTGAGTCGATCACGAGCTCCGAAGATGGCGAGACGATCAAGGCTGAGCTGCAGGAGCGGGTTGCGGAATCTGATTCCGCAGTAGCGCGCGCCTCGACCAAAAAAGAAGAAGTGGAGGCTGACTTAGCCACCCTTCGAGAAAAAATTGACATCTTGCAAAGTCGTCTTGAATCAGCTTCTAAAGAGCTAGGTTCCGCAGTGCGACGGCAAGAGGTCGCAATAGCCGTAGCTGCTCTGGAAGGTCGGCTGGCGGAGGCCTCAATAAGCCCAGTTGCACAAGCTGACAACCGAAGCGACGAACTGAAAATTCTGTCTGCTGTCGTGGCGGAAACAGAGGCTCGGGTTAAGGCCGTGAGAGATGGTTTGCTCACCGATGTTTCTGCACGCCTGGTTGAATACGCCAAGGCCTTCGGAATGGAGAACTTGTTGGAGGCGTCACTGAAGGGAAACGCAGCTCTATCTTTGGTCAAAGGAGGAGTGCCCACGAGCTACAGCAAGGTAACGGAAGGCGAGAAGTTACGTCTGAAGGTGGCGACCGTTCTTGCGATGATTGAAATCTCTGAAGCGCGGGGTATTGGTCGGCACCCGGGATTGCTCATGATTGATTCGCCCGCTGCTCAAGAAGTATCCCCTGTCGACGTCGATCACCTTATTGCGGGGCTTCAGGAAGTTTTTACCAAGCTGCCGCATTTTCAAGTGTTTGTTGCCGGTATCTCGTCCAAGGCTATAACCGATCACATACCGGAGACGAATCGCCGTGAGGTTGCCGGCAATGCGTTCCTGTGGTGA
- a CDS encoding integrating conjugative element protein, whose translation MTKPPLANLTLKGLLLLLAALPLASSAGEPLIVVEDRGGTSALPYYEALNLQPRADAPARQPIPMLPVPATPMDEAAMLPVRSAKLTLGTVARRVIEAPGLRPFVVVGDDEASQAWLRRQATSLRERGAVGLVVNVETVQGLARLRALVPGVPLAPVVGDDLAERLGLRHYPVLITATGIEQ comes from the coding sequence ATGACGAAGCCCCCTCTGGCCAACCTCACGCTGAAGGGCCTGCTCTTGCTGCTGGCGGCTCTGCCACTGGCCTCGAGCGCCGGCGAGCCGCTGATCGTGGTCGAAGACCGTGGCGGCACATCGGCGCTGCCGTACTACGAGGCTCTGAACCTTCAGCCGCGCGCCGATGCTCCGGCCCGACAGCCTATCCCGATGCTCCCGGTGCCCGCCACGCCCATGGACGAGGCCGCGATGTTGCCGGTGCGCAGTGCCAAGCTCACGCTTGGCACCGTCGCGCGGCGGGTGATCGAGGCACCGGGCCTGCGGCCTTTCGTGGTCGTCGGCGACGACGAGGCGTCCCAAGCCTGGCTGCGCCGCCAGGCAACATCCCTGCGCGAGCGCGGCGCGGTGGGCCTGGTGGTTAACGTCGAGACCGTGCAGGGCCTGGCACGGCTGCGCGCCCTGGTGCCGGGCGTGCCCCTTGCGCCTGTGGTCGGTGACGACCTGGCCGAGCGCCTGGGTCTGCGCCATTACCCGGTGCTGATCACAGCCACCGGCATCGAGCAATGA
- the traD gene encoding type IV conjugative transfer system coupling protein TraD codes for MSGKQPVEVLLRPAVEFYTVAACAGAAFLSLVAPWSLALSPAMGVGSALAFCAYGAIRYRDARVILRYRRNIRRLPRYVMTSKDVPVSQQRLFVGRGFLWEQKHTHRLMQTYRPEFRRYVEPTPAYRLARRLEERLEFAPFPLSRLPALTGWDVPFNPVRPLPPVGGLPRLHGIEPDEVDVSLPLGERVGHSLVLGTTRVGKTRLAELFVTQDIRRKNADGEHEVVIVIDPKGDADLLKRVYVEAKRAGREGEFYVFHLGWPDISARYNAVGRFGRISEVATRVAGQLSGEGNSAAFREFAWRFVNIIARALVELGQRPDYMLIQRHVINIDALFIEYAQHYFAKTEPKAWEVIVQIEAKLNEKNIPRNMIGREKRVVALEQYLSQARNYDPVLDGLRSAVRYDKTYFDKIVASLLPLLEKLTSGKIAQLLAPNYSDLADPRPIFDWMQVIRKRAVVYVGLDALSDAEVAAAVGNSMFSDLVSVAGHIYKHGIDDGLPGASAGTRVPINVHADEFNELMGDEFIPLINKGGGAGLQVTAYTQTLSDIEARIGNRAKAGQVIGNFNNLFMLRVRETATAELLTRQLPKVEVYTTTIVSGATDSSDIRGATDFTSNTQDRISMSSVPMIEPSHIVGLPKGQCFALLQGGQLWKVRMPLPAPDPDEVMPADLQQLAGHMRQSYSEATQWWEFTSSPVLQDAALPDDLIDEAAIATPITDTGDTASEEAAP; via the coding sequence ATGTCGGGGAAACAGCCGGTCGAGGTTCTGCTGCGCCCAGCGGTGGAGTTCTATACCGTCGCGGCGTGTGCAGGCGCCGCGTTTCTGTCCTTGGTGGCACCGTGGTCGCTCGCGCTGAGCCCCGCCATGGGCGTCGGCAGTGCGCTGGCGTTCTGCGCCTACGGTGCCATCCGCTACCGCGATGCCCGCGTCATCCTGCGCTACCGGCGCAACATTCGCCGCTTGCCGCGCTACGTGATGACCAGCAAGGACGTGCCGGTCAGCCAGCAGCGTCTGTTCGTGGGGCGCGGGTTTCTGTGGGAGCAGAAACACACCCATAGGCTCATGCAGACGTACCGACCGGAATTTCGCCGCTACGTCGAGCCAACGCCGGCCTACCGGCTGGCACGCAGGCTGGAGGAACGGCTGGAGTTCGCGCCGTTCCCGCTGTCCCGGCTGCCCGCGCTCACGGGCTGGGATGTGCCTTTCAACCCGGTGCGCCCGCTGCCGCCTGTGGGCGGCCTGCCGCGCCTGCACGGCATCGAACCCGATGAGGTGGACGTCAGCCTGCCGCTGGGTGAGCGCGTCGGGCATTCGCTGGTGCTGGGCACCACGCGCGTGGGCAAGACGCGGTTGGCCGAGTTGTTCGTGACCCAGGACATTCGGCGCAAGAACGCCGACGGCGAGCACGAGGTCGTCATCGTCATCGATCCCAAGGGCGACGCCGATCTCTTGAAGCGGGTGTACGTCGAGGCCAAGCGTGCGGGCCGCGAGGGCGAGTTCTATGTCTTCCATTTGGGCTGGCCGGACATTTCCGCGCGCTACAACGCCGTGGGCCGCTTTGGGCGCATCAGCGAGGTGGCCACCCGTGTTGCAGGGCAGCTCTCCGGGGAAGGCAACAGCGCGGCATTTCGCGAGTTTGCGTGGCGCTTCGTCAACATCATCGCCCGCGCCCTGGTGGAACTGGGGCAGCGCCCGGACTACATGCTGATCCAGCGCCATGTGATCAACATCGATGCGCTGTTCATCGAGTACGCCCAGCACTACTTCGCCAAGACCGAGCCCAAGGCCTGGGAGGTGATCGTCCAGATCGAGGCCAAGCTCAACGAAAAGAACATCCCGCGCAACATGATCGGGCGCGAAAAGCGCGTGGTGGCGCTGGAGCAGTACCTCTCGCAGGCGCGCAACTATGACCCGGTGCTCGACGGCCTGCGCTCGGCAGTGCGCTACGACAAGACCTACTTCGACAAGATCGTCGCATCGCTGCTGCCCCTGCTGGAGAAGCTCACCAGCGGCAAGATCGCCCAGCTTCTGGCCCCGAACTACTCCGACCTGGCCGACCCGCGTCCGATCTTCGATTGGATGCAGGTCATCCGAAAGCGCGCCGTGGTCTATGTCGGCCTGGACGCGCTGTCCGACGCCGAGGTCGCCGCGGCGGTCGGCAATTCCATGTTCTCCGACCTGGTTTCGGTCGCCGGCCACATCTACAAGCACGGGATCGACGACGGTCTGCCGGGCGCATCGGCTGGCACGCGCGTGCCGATCAACGTCCACGCCGATGAGTTCAACGAGTTGATGGGCGACGAGTTCATTCCGCTGATCAACAAGGGCGGCGGCGCTGGCCTACAAGTTACCGCGTACACACAGACGCTCTCGGACATCGAAGCCCGCATCGGCAACCGCGCGAAGGCCGGTCAGGTGATCGGCAACTTCAACAACCTGTTCATGCTGCGCGTGCGCGAGACGGCTACCGCTGAATTGCTGACCCGGCAGTTGCCGAAGGTCGAGGTCTATACGACCACCATCGTCAGCGGCGCGACCGACAGCTCCGATATTCGTGGAGCGACAGACTTTACGTCAAACACCCAGGACCGCATCAGCATGTCCAGCGTGCCGATGATCGAGCCATCGCACATCGTCGGCCTGCCCAAAGGCCAGTGCTTCGCGCTGCTGCAGGGCGGCCAGCTTTGGAAGGTGCGCATGCCGTTGCCGGCGCCAGACCCGGATGAAGTGATGCCGGCGGACTTGCAGCAACTGGCAGGGCACATGCGCCAAAGCTACAGCGAGGCCACGCAATGGTGGGAGTTCACCAGCTCCCCGGTCTTGCAGGACGCGGCCTTGCCGGACGACTTGATCGATGAGGCGGCCATCGCCACACCCATCACCGACACGGGCGACACGGCCAGCGAAGAGGCCGCGCCATGA